A single window of Coffea eugenioides isolate CCC68of chromosome 7, Ceug_1.0, whole genome shotgun sequence DNA harbors:
- the LOC113777081 gene encoding protein FAR1-RELATED SEQUENCE 5-like, with translation MIASRIMLKMEEMTAHVDELVQLSNKSAKPGGGISWRTIVDRLDKLSSDEIQLLTFDSIEDAREFYLCHRKMVGFGIRERDEKKDRKGIVTYKRWVCNREGFRNSKWLNLVNRKKEAKRLTRVGCLATIIVQWNKNIQKFTIKQFTMDHNHQLANQEFVQFLRSHRSVNPADLEHAILMHGVGIRIPQIVDLQAYQAGGHNKMGYTEKDLRNAVDQFHRNPLEVGDASQVLAYLDGRANGEPNFFYKYAVDVEKRLIRLFWTDSQSRLDYQSFGDVLVFDSTYRTNAYRKPLVILAGVNHHYVTTIFGCALIADETEDTYKWVLETFLEAMEKKAPISVVTDGDGAMRNAIKAVIPYARHRLCAWHLKRNVVTNTNKGFVLDFDMAMNMICSHEEFERRWHLLVEKHNLRDNQWVVDLYNKREKWAAAFLRGHFFAGMKSTQRSEQLNATAHKYLQFKMLLYPFAQRFELFLSKVRRNEHKEECITSQSSPVLITHLRELEGNAASIFTRKIFLKIRDEISAEASLRLVSVVDQDKVKLYTFTEYLHQICSWQVELDKSEEPFIDVINS, from the coding sequence ATGATAGCTTCTAGAATCATGctgaaaatggaagaaatgacAGCTCATGTAGATGAGCTAGTACAGTTATCTAACAAATCGGCCAAGCCTGGTGGTGGTATAAGTTGGAGAACCATTGTTGATCGGCTTGACAAAttatcttctgatgaaattcaACTATTAACATTTGATTCCATTGAAGATGCCAGAGAATTTTACCTATGTCATAGAAAAATGGTCGGTTTTGGTATTAGAGAACGGGATGAAAAGAAAGATCGGAAAGGTATTGTGACATACAAACGATGGGTATGCAACAGAGAGGGCTTTAGAAATAGCAAATGGTTAAATTTAGTTAACCGTAAGAAAGAGGCAAAACGTCTTACGAGAGTTGGTTGTTTGGCAACTATAATTGTGCAATGGAACAAGAATATTCAGAAGTTTACGATTAAGCAGTTTACTATGGATCACAATCACCAATTGGCAAATCAAGAATTTGTACAATTTCTTCGATCACATAGGAGTGTCAACCCAGCAGACTTGGAGCATGCTATTTTGATGCATGGAGTTGGTATTCGAATTCCTCAAATAGTGGACCTTCAAGCTTACCAAGCTGGGGGCCACAACAAGATGGGATACACAGAAAAGGATCTACGAAATGCTGTTGACCAATTCCATAGGAATCCACTTGAAGTTGGTGATGCCTCTCAGGTGTTGGCATATTTGGATGGTCGAGCAAATGGTGAGCCGAATTTCTTTTACAAGTATGCCGTTGACGTGGAGAAGCGATTGATACGACTCTTTTGGACAGATTCTCAATCTCGTTTGGATTACCAATCTTTTGGTGACGTTCTTGTCTTTGACTCCACATACCGCACTAATGCTTATAGAAAGCCACTAGTAATTTTGGCCGGCGTAAATCATCACTATGTTACCACAATTTTTGGGTGTGCATTAATTGCTGATGAGACCGAGGACACATATAAGTGGGTATTGGAAACATTTTTGGAGGCCATGGAAAAAAAGGCACCTATCTCAGTTGTCACTGATGGGGATGGTGCAATGAGAAATGCAATAAAGGCAGTTATTCCTTATGCCCGTCACCGATTATGTGCTTGGCATTTAAAAAGAAATGTTGTTACCAATACAAATAAGGGGTTCGTTCTTGATTTTGATATGGCTATGAACATGATTTGCAGCCATGAGGAGTTTGAGAGAAGGTGGCATTTGCTAGTTGAGAAACACAATTTGAGAGATAACCAATGGGTTGTGGATTTAtacaacaaaagggaaaaatgggCTGCTGCATTTTTGAGAGGACACTTTTTTGCTGGAATGAAATCAACCCAAAGATCAGAGCAATTGAATGCTACGGCACACAAGTACCTTCAATTCAAAATGCTACTTTACCCGTTTGCTCAACGATTTGAGCTTTTTTTATCAAAAGTTAGACGGAATGAACACAAGGAAGAATGTATCACAAGTCAGTCATCTCCTGTTCTGATTACTCATTTGAGAGAATTGGAAGGAAATGCTGCAAGCATTTTCACAAGAAAGATTTTTTTGAAGATTCGTGATGAAATTTCTGCTGAAGCTTCACTCCGGCTCGTTTCAGTTGTTGATCAGGATAAGGTAAAGTTATATACATTCACTGAGTACTTGCATCAAATTTGCTCTTGGCAAGTGGAATTGGATAAATCTGAAGAACCATTCATAGATGTGATCAACTCTTGA
- the LOC113777082 gene encoding putative late blight resistance protein homolog R1A-3, giving the protein MDISSSSSTSCFKFALEYIGRLHHTALAFHYGISNLKMEVRLLQSFELYLTKCRRRRNHETWLEQDEEEKDVTSSRIQGLIIRRMQDLEFVCSEYLTHSRSSDWTHIQREVTRFREAIKLFFETDIYEPCINFLLDCYWLRDPELVIDFIDSVSENLAEIDESHFKRLDEKLIFLKSFIRFAMLRGVEGQQLIDLLIHTEVVAIKALRLASKWWSDSSGYNHETKLQISRLISEKINPGDPKVQETYIHVLTASKLSISSDTSALEKSKQPVADFMDFLVQNTAELLQPCTSTPVPIMNQMLKIVEGLRFLTILLRHQEKFKELCHEMKNLIGIVACDAAIVIFSLSVNQIEEGLAKETDLDLFHLLKVIKLMRAEFTQVYPLTSVSGFGFPRICELGSMDFLLRNLKELARTDEINGSNAFPVDKIQTIQEDFEFLRSFLVKIKEQRNQNEKLQAFWSRVMEVAYKAELVIDWTLVGDGYEYFLDDVARDINVIKIEAQEIYDSIRYVGETTKGVTKTFTRMPSQVTIATYNEDLVPLDDEVKTITDSLTRGGSRQLDVVSIVGMPGLGKTTLANIVYNSPSVILHFNILAWCTVSQAYSMHNMLVQILGSIESEKLEQYRKVDEHDLAVKLKQVLLRNKYLLVLDDLWDAKAWNLLARSLPDDANGSRILITSRLQNLSLQFKPDSKVHPLRRLTDEESWKLLQKKLFGKEDCPPRLSQVASQIAKSCRGLPLTVVLVAGILANTAEDCWEEVTKSLTSSIVLDDEYCMKTLELSYSHLPDDLKPCILYFGAFQEDKNVPVRRLFWLWISEGFVRKTEGMRLEDVADDYLKDLVDRSLVMVSEQRTMGSVKACRVHDLVHEFCVKKAKEENFLHVLHSWNDHTGPNNLLRVCNRSVRNLRIWELVLEFPNVRSLLLFKEDDLGFWLPKLLRVLDLGELDFGAYFPMEVFLLAHLRYLALRTTKVNFIPAAIGNLSRLQTFLLRRNDIDCLLPKTICNIKTLRHLWTTNPYIGFIFPVENLEVSPVLDHLDTLSLTIDPSSQSLQKILTKLPNIRRLRCKMRKSREEPTRICDRILVFDCLNQLESLTLPFFDEYGFKFPLNLKKLTLIHNEQPWSEISKIGKLPNIEVLKLLEHSSGEEWEMQEGEFPNLRVLKLRALWEFRSWIASSDNFPRLEKLIVHDCHQLEAVPSCLGESPTLEMIEVKLCRESVSSSVKQIQQEQIDMGNEVLKISIEHCVDAWSSSEEEEVSNPSETESIPSQESN; this is encoded by the coding sequence ATGGACATATCCTCCAGTAGTAGCACTAGTTGCTTTAAGTTTGCTCTAGAATATATTGGCCGGTTGCATCATACGGCCTTAGCGTTCCATTATGGTATCTCGAATCTGAAGATGGAGGTGAGACTATTACAAAGCTTTGAACTGTATCTGACAAAGTGTAGGAGGAGGAGGAACCATGAAACTTGGTTGGAACAAGATGAGGAGGAGAAGGATGTTACGTCTTCCAGAATTCAAGGTCTGATTATAAGGAGAATGCAAGATCTTGAATTTGTTTGCAGCGAATACTTGACTCATTCTCGTTCGTCTGATTGGACTCATATTCAAAGGGAGGTCACCAGATTCCGGGAAGCAATCAAGCTGTTTTTTGAAACAGATATCTACGAACCGTGCATCAACTTTCTGCTGGACTGTTACTGGCTGAGAGATCCGGAGCTAGTTATTGATTTCATTGATTCGGTTTCCGAGAATCTGGCAGAAATTGACGAATCCCATTTCAAACGTCTTGACGAGAAGCTAATATTCTTGAAGAGTTTCATTCGCTTTGCCATGCTTCGCGGGGTCGAGGGTCAACAATTGATAGATCTCTTGATTCACACAGAAGTGGTGGCTATCAAGGCATTACGCCTGGCTTCTAAATGGTGGTCTGACAGTAGCGGATATAATCATGAAacaaaacttcaaatttcacgGCTAATAAGTGAGAAGATTAATCCTGGTGATCCCAAGGTCCAAGAAACTTACATCCATGTCTTGACTGCTTCAAAGTTATCAATATCATCAGACACTTCAGCTCTGGAGAAGAGTAAGCAACCAGTAGCTGACTTTATGGATTTTCTCGTTCAGAATACTGCGGAGCTACTACAACCTTGTACCAGTACTCCAGTCCCGATTATGAATCAAATGCTCAAAATTGTTGAGGGGCTAAGATTCCTGACAATCCTTCTTAGGCATCAGGAGAAGTTCAAAGAGCTATGCCATGAAATGAAGAATCTTATTGGAATTGTGGCCTGTGATGCTGCGATTgtaattttctctctttctgtGAATCAAATCGAAGAAGGCTTGGCCAAGGAAACCGATCTTGATCTTTTTCATTTGCTCAAAGTGATCAAGCTTATGAGGGCAGAATTTACACAGGTCTATCCACTAACATCAGTATCGGGATTTGGTTTTCCTAGGATCTGTGAGTTGGGATCTATGGATTTTCTCCTAAGAAATCTGAAGGAACTAGCAAGGACTGATGAAATTAATGGTTCAAATGCTTTTCCAGTGGATAAAATCCAGACGATCcaagaagattttgaatttttaagaTCTTTCCTAGTGAAAATCAAGGAGCAACGCAATCAGAACGAAAAACTCCAAGCTTTCTGGAGTCGTGTTATGGAGGTTGCATATAAAGCAGAGTTAGTGATCGACTGGACACTTGTTGGTGATGGATATGAATATTTTTTGGATGATGTTGCTAGAGATATCAATGTTATAAAGATTGAGGCTCAAGAGATCTATGATAGCATAAGATATGTTGGAGAAACCACCAAGGGAGTTACCAAGACTTTCACTCGCATGCCATCACAAGTTACTATCGCCACCTACAATGAAGATCTAGTGCCTCTCGACGACGAGGTGAAAACTATCACTGATAGTCTTACAAGAGGAGGATCAAGGCAGTTGGATGTTGTTTCCATCGTGGGTATGCCTGGGCTTGGTAAGACCACATTAGCCAATATAGTTTACAATTCTCCATCAGTAATATTGCATTTCAATATTCTTGCTTGGTGCACTGTTTCTCAAGCATATAGTATGCACAACATGTTAGTTCAGATATTGGGTAGTATTGAATCTGAGAAACTTGAACAATATCGAAAGGTGGATGAACATGATTTGGCTGTAAAGCTAAAACAAGTTTTGTTGAGAAATAAGTATCTCTTGGTTTTGGATGATTTGTGGGACGCTAAGGCTTGGAATTTGTTGGCGAGATCATTGCCCGATGATGCCAATGGAAGCAGGATTCTCATCACGAGCAGATTGCAGAATTTGTCTCTGCAATTCAAACCTGATAGCAAGGTTCACCCTCTTCGCCGCCTTACCGACGAAGAGAGTTGGAAATTGCTGCAGAAAAAGCTATTTGGCAAAGAAGATTGTCCTCCAAGACTAAGTCAAGTTGCATCTCAAATAGCAAAATCTTGTAGAGGCTTACCTCTCACGGTTGTCCTCGTTGCTGGAATTCTTGCTAATACTGCAGAAGACTGCTGGGAAGAAGTTACAAAGAGTCTAACTTCCAGTATTGTCCTTGATGATGAATACTGTATGAAGACACTTGAGCTGAGTTATAGTCATTTACCAGATGATTTGAAGCCGTGCATTCTTTACTTTGGTGCATTTCAAGAAGACAAAAATGTTCCTGTCCGAAGGTTGTTTTGGCTCTGGATCTCTGAAGGATTTGTGCGAAAGACTGAAGGAATGAGATTAGAGGATGTGGCAGATGACTACTTGAAGGATCTGGTTGATAGAAGTTTAGTTATGGTTTCCGAACAAAGAACTATGGGTAGTGTCAAAGCCTGCCGAGTTCATGATTTGGTACATGAGTTTTGTGTGAAAAAAGCCAAAGAAGAAAACTTTCTACATGTTTTGCATAGTTGGAATGATCATACTGGCCCAAACAACCTCTTGAGAGTTTGTAATCGAAGTGTCAGGAATTTGAGGATTTGGGAGTTAGTGCTAGAATTTCCCAATGTACGCAGTTTGTTATTGTTTAAGGAGGATGATTTGGGATTTTGGTTACCTAAACTTCTTAGAGTGTTGGATTTGGGGGAATTGGATTTTGGTGCATATTTTCCTATGGAAGTATTTTTGCTTGCTCACTTGAGATACTTGGCTCTTCGTACTACAAAAGTAAATTTCATCCCAGCTGCAATAGGTAACCTCTCAAGGTTACAAACTTTTCTGCTACGAAGAAACGACATTGATTGTTTGTTACCCAAGACTATCTGCAACATTAAGACGTTGAGGCATCTATGGACTACAAATCCCTATATTGGCTTTATTTTTCCTGTTGAAAATCTTGAAGTATCCCCAGTTTTAGATCATTTAGACACTTTAAGCCTTACCATTGATCCCTCCTCTCAAAGCTTGCAAAAGATACTGACAAAGTTACCAAACATCCGCAGGCTAAGATGTAAGATGAGGAAATCAAGAGAGGAACCTACTAGAATTTGCGACAGGATTCTGGTGTTTGACTGTTTGAATCAACTAGAATCACTTACTCTGCCTTTCTTTGATGAATATGGATTTAAATTCCCtttgaatttgaagaagttgaCTCTAATACATAATGAGCAGCCATGGAGTGAAATctcaaaaattggaaagttacCCAATATTGAAGTGCTTAAATTACTTGAGCACTCCTCTGGGGAAGAATGGGAAATGCAAGAAGGGGAGTTCCCTAACCTTCGAGTCTTGAAATTGAGAGCCTTGTGGGAGTTTCGCAGCTGGATTGCATCTTCTGATAATTTTCCCCGTCTTGAGAAATTGATTGTGCACGATTGTCACCAATTGGAAGCGGTGCCTTCTTGTTTAGGAGAAAGTCCGACTCTTGAAATGATCGAGGTGAAATTGTGTCGCGAGTCTGTTTCAAGCTCAGTGAAGCAAATTCAACAAGAACAGATAGATATGGGAAATGAGGTTCTGAAGATCTCGATTGAACATTGTGTTGATGCATGGAGTTCCagcgaagaagaagaagtgtcAAATCCCTCAGAAACAGAATCAATCCCCTCACAAGAGTCCAATTGA
- the LOC113777083 gene encoding putative late blight resistance protein homolog R1A-3, giving the protein MEISCSSSTSCFEFALEYLRRLDDTGTEHIYLVWNLKIGLRLLQSFDRYLTLWRRRNHETCLEQDEEEKDVTSSRIQDLIIKRMQDLEFVCSECSDHSRSLHSTRVGSKLIIFLEAIKLFFETVINESCINYLLDCYWLRDPELVIDFIDSVSEILEEIKEPHFKRLDERLMFLKSFIRFAMLRGVEGQQLIGLLIHTEEVSMKAFRLASISWSDCFRYIVRRDRSGHNPPPEVKPQISRLISEKINPTEPQVLETYIHVLTASKLSISSDTSAPEKSKQTVADFMDRLVQTTMELLQPCTSTPVPIMDQMLEIVEGLRLLTILLRHQEKFKELCHEMKNLIGVVACDAAVVIFSLFVNPIEEGLAKETDLALFHLLKVLKLMRAEFTQVHPLTSVSGFGFPRICELGSMDFLLRNLQELARSDEINGSNAFPVDKIQTIQEDFEFLRSFLEKIKEQRNQNEKLQAFWSHVMEIAYKAELVIDWTLVGDGCEYFLDDVAREINVMKIEAQEIYDSISYVGETIKGVTKTFTRVPSQVAVAAYNEELVPLDDEVKTITDGLTREGSRQLDVVPIVGMPGLGKTTLANIVDNSPSVMLHFNIRAWCTVSQSYSMHNMLVQILGGIESGKLEQYQKMDEHDLAVKLKQVLLRNKYLLVLDDLWDAKAWNLLERSLPDDANGSRILITSRLQNLSLQFKPDSKVHHLRRLTDEESWNLLQKKLFGKKGCPPRLSGVASQIAKSCRGLPLTVVLVAGILANTAEDCWKEVTKSLTSSIVLDDEYCMKTLELSYTHLPDDLKPCILYFGAFQEDKNVPVRRLFWLWISEGFVRKTEGMRLEDVADDYLKDLVDRSLVIVSEQRIKGGAKACRVHDLVHEFCVKKAQEENFLHILHSQNDCFILTSPSNPLRVCDRSARNLMIRESMLEFPNARSLLSFKEDDLGFWLPKLLRVLDLGKLVFVEYFPMEVLLLAHLRYLALRLYLIDSIPAAIADLSRLQTFLVRGEYVSDLLLPKTIWNMKTLRHLWTTNPEVGFIFPVENLEVSSGLDRLDSLSLAIDPSSQSLQKILTKLPNIRRLRCKKTASREEPTRVGDGILMFDCLNQLESLTLRYFDRYRFKFPLNLKKLTLRITKQPWSEISTIGKLPKLEVLKLLDGSFVGEEWEMKEEEFPKLRVLKLSRLWGFRSWTASSDNFPRLEKLIVHNCWMLEEVPSCLGECPTLEMIEVSGCRKSVVNSVKQIQQEQIDMGNEILKILIEDCIDTWSSSEDEEGW; this is encoded by the coding sequence ATGGAGATATCCTGCAGCAGCAGCACTAGTTGCTTCGAGTTCGCTCTAGAATATCTTCGCCGCTTGGATGATACCGGCACAGAGCACATTTATCTTGTCTGGAATCTGAAGATCGGACTGAGACTATTACAAAGCTTTGATCGGTATCTGACACTGTGGAGGAGGAGGAACCATGAAACCTGTTTGGAACAAGATGAGGAGGAGAAGGATGTTACGTCTTCCAGAATTCAAGATCTGATTATCAAGAGAATGCAAGATCTTGAATTTGTTTGCAGTGAATGCTCGGATCATTCTCGATCGCTTCATTCGACTCGTGTTGGAAGTAAGCTCATCATATTCCTGGAGGCAATCAAGTTGTTTTTCGAAACAGTTATCAACGAATCGTGCATCAACTATCTGCTGGACTGTTACTGGCTGCGAGATCCAGAGCTCGTTATTGATTTCATCGATTCTGTTTCCGAGATTCTGGAGGAAATTAAAGAACCCCATTTCAAACGCCTTGACGAGCGGCTAATGTTCTTGAAGAGTTTCATTCGCTTTGCTATGCTTCGCGGTGTCGAGGGTCAGCAATTGATAGGTCTCTTGATTCATACTGAAGAGGTGTCTATGAAGGCATTTCGCCTGGCTTCTATATCGTGGTCTGACTGTTTCAGATATATAGTGCGGCGTGACCGTTCCGGACATAATCCTCCTCCTGAAGTAAAACCTCAAATTTCACGGCTAATAAGTGAGAAGATTAATCCCACTGAGCCCCAAGTGCTAGAAACTTACATCCATGTCTTGACTGCTTCAAAGTTATCAATATCATCAGACACTTCAGCTCCGGAGAAGAGTAAGCAAACAGTAGCTGACTTTATGGATCGTCTCGTTCAGACTACTATGGAGCTACTGCAACCTTGTACTAGTACTCCAGTCCCGATTATGGATCAAATGCTCGAAATTGTTGAGGGGCTAAGACTCCTGACAATCCTTCTCAGGCATCAGGAGAAGTTCAAAGAGCTATGCCATGAAATGAAGAATCTTATTGGAGTTGTGGCCTGTGATGCAGCGGTTgtaattttctctctttttgtgaATCCAATCGAAGAAGGCTTGGCCAAGGAAACCGATCTTGCTCTTTTTCATTTGCTCAAAGTGCTCAAGCTTATGAGGGCAGAATTTACACAGGTCCATCCACTAACATCAGTATCGGGATTTGGTTTTCCTAGGATCTGTGAGTTGGGCTCTATGGATTTTCTCCTAAGAAATCTACAGGAACTAGCAAGGTCTGATGAAATTAATGGTTCGAATGCTTTTCCAGTGGATAAAATCCAGACTATCcaagaagattttgaatttttaagaTCTTTTCTGGAGAAAATCAAGGAGCAACGCAATCAGAACGAAAAACTTCAAGCTTTCTGGAGTCATGTTATGGAGATTGCATATAAAGCAGAGTTAGTGATTGACTGGACACTTGTTGGTGATGGATGTGAATATTTTTTGGATGATGTTGCTAGAGAAATCAATGTTATGAAGATTGAGGCTCAAGAGATCTATGACAGCATAAGCTATGTTGGTGAAACCATCAAGGGAGTTACCAAGACTTTCACTCGCGTGCCATCACAAGTTGCTGTCGCCGCGTACAATGAAGAGCTGGTGCCTCTCGACGACGAGGTGAAAACTATCACTGATGGTCTTACAAGAGAAGGATCAAGGCAGTTGGATGTGGTTCCCATCGTGGGTATGCCTGGTCTTGGTAAGACCACATTAGCCAATATAGTTGACAATTCTCCATCAGTAATGTTGCATTTCAATATTCGTGCTTGGTGCACTGTTTCTCAATCATATAGCATGCACAACATGTTAGTTCAGATATTGGGTGGTATTGAATCTGGGAAACTTGAACAATATCAAAAGATGGATGAACATGATTTGGCTGTAAAGCTAAAACAAGTTTTGTTGAGAAATAAGTATCTCTTGGTTTTGGATGATTTATGGGACGCTAAGGCTTGGAATTTGTTGGAGAGATCATTGCCCGATGACGCCAATGGAAGCAGGATTCTCATCACGAGCAGATTGCAGAATTTGTCTCTGCAATTCAAACCTGATAGCAAGGTTCACCATCTCCGCCGCCTTACCGACGAAGAGAGTTGGAATTTGCTACAGAAAAAGCTATTTGGCAAAAAAGGTTGTCCTCCAAGATTAAGTGGAGTTGCTTCTCAAATAGCAAAATCTTGTAGGGGCTTACCTCTCACAGTTGTCCTTGTTGCTGGAATTCTTGCTAATACTGCAGAAGACTGCTGGAAAGAAGTTACAAAGAGTCTAACTTCTAGTATTGTTCTTGATGATGAATACTGCATGAAGACACTTGAGCTGAGTTACACTCATTTACCGGATGATTTGAAGCCGTGCATTCTTTACTTTGGTGCATTTCAAGAAGACAAAAACGTTCCCGTCCGAAGGTTGTTTTGGCTCTGGATCTCTGAAGGATTTGTACGAAAGACCGAAGGAATGAGATTAGAGGATGTGGCAGATGACTACTTGAAGGATCTGGTTGATAGAAGTTTAGTTATAGTTTCCGAACAAAGAATTAAGGGTGGTGCCAAAGCCTGCCGAGTTCATGATTTGGTACACGAGTTTTGTGTGAAAAAAGCCCAAGAAGAAAACTTTCTACATATTTTGCATAGTCAGAATGATTGTTTTATTCTTACTAGCCCAAGCAACCCCCTTCGAGTTTGTGATCGAAGTGctaggaatttgatgattcGGGAGTCAATGCTAGAATTTCCCAATGCCCGCAGTTTGTTATCGTTTAAGGAGGATGATTTGGGGTTTTGGTTACCTAAACTTCTAAGAGTGTTGGATTTGGGGAAATTGGTGTTTGTTGAATATTTTCCGATGGAAGTACTTCTGCTTGCTCACTTGAGATACTTGGCTCTTCGTCTTTACTTGATAGATTCTATCCCAGCTGCAATAGCAGACCTCTCAAGGTTACAAACTTTTCTGGTACGAGGAGAATATGTCTCTGATTTATTGTTACCCAAGACTATCTGGAACATGAAGACATTGAGGCATCTATGGACTACAAATCCCGAAGTTGGTTTTATTTTTCCTGTTGAAAATCTTGAAGTATCCTCAGGTTTAGATCGTTTAGACAGTTTAAGCCTTGCCATTGACCCCTCCTCTCAAAGCTTGCAAAAGATACTGACAAAGTTACCAAACATCCGCAGGCTAAGATGTAAGAAGACGGCATCAAGAGAAGAACCTACCAGAGTTGGCGACGGGATTCTCATGTTTGACTGTTTGAATCAACTAGAATCACTTACTCTGCGTTACTTTGATAGGTACAGATTTAAATTCCCtttgaatttgaagaagttgaCACTCCGAATAACTAAACAGCCATGGAGTgaaatttcaacaattggaaagTTGCCCAAACTTGAAGTGCTTAAATTACTCGATGGCTCCTTCGTTGGGGAAGAATGGGAAATGAAAGAAGAGGAGTTCCCTAAGCTCCGAGTCTTGAAATTGTCAAGGTTGTGGGGCTTTCGCAGCTGGACTGCATCTTCTGATAATTTTCCCCGTCTTGAGAAATTGATTGTGCACAATTGTTGGATGTTGGAAGAGGTGCCTTCTTGTTTAGGGGAATGTCCGACTCttgaaatgattgaggtgagtGGGTGTCGCAAGTCTGTTGTAAATTCAGTGAAGCAAATTCAACAAGAACAGATAGATATGGGAAATGAGATTCTAAAGATCTTAATTGAAGATTGCATTGATACATGGAGTTCCAGCGAAGACGAAGAAGGATGGTAA
- the LOC113777084 gene encoding uncharacterized protein LOC113777084: MTCVSSRATVSLGSCLSIVFSRLTATEITVPSAGILHAAVAPLRTVGERRLLYLAIYDGRTAAEGVKRRKEWKKRSSKKSKNKKNVRTLGPGSEDGRVKKMDKKMKKFLQKKARSYNSDDDEVEEEDWNLKGGEEQSGVVKNEVKGGFESKFSDSEEEGEENGEEKIEVSEDEDGEIQPGVMRFSEGCKAFRLAFKKITKKTASTDHDVLGPVLSAHKKLVAEKLAEEEAERKVKGEAKKEKHLVGEKGHVKAANYLDSHEKHLIGVATRGVVIII; encoded by the exons ATGACTTGTGTTTCCTCTCGGGCCACAGTTTCTCTCGGCTCTTGCTTGTCAATCGTTTTTAGCAGACTGACAGCTACCGAGATTACAGTCCCATCAGCCGGTATCTTGCACGCGGCAGTAGCACCCCTGCGGACAGTAG GGGAACGAAGATTGTTATATTTGGCAATCTATGATGGAAGAACTGCAGCAGAGGGTGTCAAAAGGAGGAAGGAATGGAAGAAAAGGAGTTCtaaaaaatccaaaaacaagaaaaatgtgAGAACTTTAGGGCCTGGTTCAGAAGATGGGAGGGTTAAGAAAATGGATAAAAAGATGAAAAAGTTTCTTCAGAAAAAGGCTAGAAGCTATAATTCAGATGATGATGAGGTGGAAGAAGAAGACTGGAATTTGAAGGGGGGAGAAGAGCAGTCAGGAGTAGTGAAAAATGAGGTAAAAGGTGGGTTTGAGTCGAAATTTTCGGATAGTgaggaagaaggagaagagaaTGGTGAAGAGAAAATTGAGGTTTCGGAGGATGAAGATGGTGAAATTCAGCCAGGAGTAATGAGATTTTCAGAGGGTTGTAAGGCTTTTAGGTTGGcattcaagaagattaccaagaAAACTGCTTCAACCGATCATGATGTACTG GGTCCTGTGTTATCAGCACATAAAAAACTTGTTGCCGAGAAGCTAGCTGAAGAAGAAGCAGAGAGAAAGGTTAAGGGTGAGGCAAAGAAGGAAAAACACCTG GTTGGAGAGAAGGGGCATGTGAAGGCTGCTAATTATTTGGATTCACATGAAAAGCATCTCATTGGAGTTGCTACTAGAGGAG TGGTCATAATTATTTAA